The following coding sequences lie in one Pseudomonadota bacterium genomic window:
- the argE gene encoding acetylornithine deacetylase — MLDLLQSIRALVAKPSISSPDPALDLGNRAVIDCLAEWLSDAGWQVAVQVLGTHPAKANLIATLGRGQGGLLLAGHTDTVTVDGARWQHDPFAGEVVGDRIYGLGTADMKAFFALALEAARGLDPARLKQPLLLLATADEETSMAGARALLGTDYLRCARYAVIGEPTGLKPVRLHKGVLIERITIEGQAGHSSDPSFGASALEGIHGVMGELLAWRGELQRQHRDQRFSVPVPTLNLGCLHGGSSPNRICASCELQVDLRTTPAMDLAALRQTMQERIARATAAVDPRLRVRCEPISTGVPAFEASLGSALIEAVERLTGSSAAAASFATEAPFLQQLGLEPCVIGPGRTEVAHQPDEHLELASFEPTIALLRGLIDRFCLQPEEQRARPWTE; from the coding sequence ATGCTCGATCTGCTGCAAAGCATCCGTGCGCTCGTCGCCAAACCGTCGATCAGCAGCCCCGACCCGGCGCTCGATCTCGGCAATCGCGCCGTCATCGACTGCTTGGCCGAATGGCTCAGCGACGCCGGCTGGCAGGTGGCGGTGCAGGTCCTGGGGACCCATCCGGCCAAGGCCAACCTGATCGCGACGCTGGGGCGGGGTCAGGGCGGCCTGCTGCTCGCCGGCCACACCGACACCGTGACGGTCGACGGCGCGCGCTGGCAGCACGACCCCTTCGCGGGCGAGGTCGTCGGCGACCGGATCTACGGGCTGGGCACCGCCGACATGAAGGCCTTCTTCGCGCTGGCGCTCGAGGCCGCCCGCGGGCTCGACCCGGCGCGACTGAAGCAGCCGCTGCTCCTGCTCGCCACCGCCGATGAGGAGACGAGCATGGCCGGCGCGCGGGCGCTGCTCGGCACGGACTACCTGCGCTGCGCCCGCTACGCGGTGATTGGCGAGCCGACGGGCCTCAAGCCGGTGCGGCTGCATAAGGGCGTATTGATCGAGCGCATCACGATCGAGGGCCAGGCGGGCCACTCCAGCGATCCGAGCTTCGGAGCGAGCGCGCTGGAGGGGATCCACGGGGTGATGGGGGAGCTGCTGGCCTGGCGCGGCGAGCTGCAGCGGCAGCATCGCGATCAACGCTTCAGCGTCCCGGTGCCGACGCTGAATCTCGGCTGTCTGCATGGCGGGAGCAGCCCCAACCGCATCTGCGCCAGCTGCGAGCTGCAGGTGGACCTGCGCACGACCCCGGCGATGGACCTGGCGGCGCTGCGACAGACCATGCAGGAGCGCATCGCGCGCGCCACCGCGGCGGTGGATCCCCGACTTCGCGTGCGCTGTGAGCCGATCTCGACCGGCGTACCGGCCTTCGAGGCCAGCCTCGGCTCGGCGCTCATCGAGGCCGTCGAGCGGCTGACGGGCAGCTCGGCCGCCGCCGCCTCCTTCGCCACCGAGGCCCCCTTTCTCCAGCAATTGGGCCTCGAGCCCTGCGTGATCGGCCCCGGGCGCACGGAGGTGGCCCACCAGCCGGACGAGCACCTCGAGCTGGCGTCCTTCGAGCCCACCATCGCGCTGCTGCGCGGCCTGATCGACAGGTTCTGCCTGCAGCCCGAGGAGCAGCGAGCGCGACCATGGACCGAGTGA